Proteins from a single region of Engystomops pustulosus chromosome 5, aEngPut4.maternal, whole genome shotgun sequence:
- the ALG2 gene encoding alpha-1,3/1,6-mannosyltransferase ALG2, whose protein sequence is MEPSVLFIHPDLGIGGAERLVVDAALSLKSRGCRVQVWTAHYDVNHCFSETIDSGIPIRCCGDWLPRSFLGRFFALCAYIRMIFLAFYIVFLSGEQFDVVFCDQVSACIPVFKLARNRKRVLFYCHFPDQLLTKRPSLVKKMYRAPIDWLEEKTTGMADCILVNSQYTAKIFTETFTSLSHIKPDVLYPSLNVSNFQSCNFEGLAELVPTKRKFVFLSINRYERKKNLNLALESLCLLREKVSLQDWEKIHLILAGGYDARISENVEHYKELNQLAVKLDISNHVLFLRSFSDQQKLNLLHNCTCILYTPSNEHFGIVPIEAMYMHCPVIAVNSGGPLESVADNITGFLCPPTHAAFADAMEKFIKDPTLRTTMGKLGHARVVEKFSSEAFANQLHHYVCKLLEGT, encoded by the exons ATGGAACCTTCTGTACTATTCATTCATCCAGACCTTGGAATTGGAGGAGCGGAGAGGCTTGTTGTTGATGCAGCACTTTCGCTGAAATCCAGGGGCTGTCGGGTTCAAGTGTGGACTGCCCATTATGATGTCAATCATTGTTTCTCAGAGACAATAGATTCAGGCATCCCAATTAGATGCTGTGGAGATTGGCTTCCTCGAAGCTTTTTAGGCAGATTCTTTGCATTATGTGCATACATTCGAATGATATTTCTGGCCTTCTATATAGTCTTTCTCAGTGGAGAACAATTTGATGTTGTATTTTGCGACCAG GTGTCTGCCTGCATTCCAGTTTTTAAACTGGCTAGAAATAGAAAGCGTGTTTTATTTTATTGCCATTTTCCTGACCAGCTACTTACTAAGAGGCCATCATTGGTTAAGAAGATGTATAGAGCTCCCATTGATTGGCTGGAAGAGAAGACAACCGGCATGGCTGACTGTATTCTAGTCAATAGTCAGTATACTGCTAAAATCTTCACAGAAACCTTTACATCATTATCTCATATAAAACCTGATGTCTTATATCCATCGTTGAATGTCAGCAACTTCCAGTCTTGTAATTTTGAAGGTTTGGCTGAACTTGTACCTACAAAGAGAAAGTTTGTATTTCTTTCAATTAACAGATATGAGCGGAAAAAAAACCTTAACCTTGCACTGGAATCTCTTTGTTTACTACGGGAGAAAGTAAGTCTGCAGGACTGGGAGAAGATTCATCTTATCTTGGCTGGGGGATATGATGCGAGAATAAGTGAGAATGTTGAGCATTATAAAGAACTTAACCAGCTTGCAGTTAAGCTTGACATAAGCAACCATGTTTTATTTTTGAGATCTTTTTCTGATCAGCAAAAACTTAATCTTCTCCACAATTGCAcgtgtatattatacacccctaGCAATGAACATTTTGGAATTGTACCAATAGAGGCTATGTACATGCACTGTCCTGTAATAGCTGTTAACTCTGGAGGTCCCCTTGAATCTGTTGCCGATAATATCACAGGCTTTTTATGTCCGCCTACACATGCAGCCTTTGCTGATGCAATGGAAAAGTTCATTAAAGATCCTACCCTCAGGACAACAATGGGAAAACTTGGACATGCAAGAGTTGTGGAAAAGTTTTCCTCTGAAGCTTTTGCAAATCAGCTACACCATTACGTATGCAAATTGCTGGAAGGAACTTGA